From candidate division KSB1 bacterium, one genomic window encodes:
- a CDS encoding virulence RhuM family protein, with translation MKYNSLDNQSDFLLYTGNDGKVNIEVFLKDETVWLTQMAMAELFGVKIPAISKHLSNIFESGELQKEATLSILETVQKEGTRRVKRNMEFYSLDAIISVGYRINSYQATQFRIWATRTLKEFIIKGFVLDDERLKQGKQVFGKDYFDELLERIREIRASERRFYQKITDIYALSADYDMNAPIAKDFFASVQNKLHWAITGKTAAEIIYSSADATKIHMGLTNWNMRRITTFAKVYCGSQPMLPRHENTSPSLPSSLTFL, from the coding sequence ATGAAATACAATTCACTTGACAACCAATCCGATTTCCTTCTCTATACCGGGAATGATGGAAAAGTAAATATCGAAGTGTTTCTAAAAGACGAAACTGTCTGGCTTACACAAATGGCTATGGCAGAACTTTTCGGGGTCAAAATACCGGCAATCAGCAAGCACCTTTCAAACATATTTGAAAGTGGAGAACTCCAGAAGGAGGCAACTCTTTCCATTTTGGAAACAGTTCAAAAAGAAGGAACAAGGCGGGTTAAACGAAACATGGAGTTTTACAGTCTTGACGCCATCATCTCGGTTGGTTACCGCATCAATTCTTACCAAGCTACGCAATTTCGCATTTGGGCGACCAGAACCCTGAAAGAATTCATCATAAAAGGCTTTGTTCTGGATGATGAACGGCTCAAGCAGGGCAAGCAGGTTTTTGGCAAAGATTATTTTGACGAACTGTTAGAGCGCATCCGGGAGATCCGGGCCAGTGAGCGTCGCTTTTACCAGAAAATCACAGATATATATGCCCTCTCCGCTGATTATGATATGAACGCGCCTATTGCTAAAGATTTTTTCGCTTCGGTCCAAAACAAGCTGCATTGGGCTATAACAGGAAAAACGGCTGCTGAAATTATTTATAGTTCAGCGGATGCTACTAAAATACACATGGGCCTGACCAATTGGAACATGCGGCGAATAACCACTTTTGCTAAAGTCTATTGCGGTTCTCAACCCATGTTGCCCAGACACGAAAACACCTCACCTTCACTCCCATCTTCCCTAACATTTCTTTAG